Proteins encoded in a region of the Streptomyces sp. NBC_01471 genome:
- a CDS encoding DMT family transporter yields the protein MISVLFAVLTALSNGAASVFQRRAAAKVPDTEAMHVSLFGHLIRQRVWLAGVGLVIVAAVCQAVALATGPIAVVQPIFVIELPATLLLAGHLLHVRLPRTVWYGVAAVTLGLALGMATAAPGGGGETVDGLRWIPALILTGIFEVVLIGAALKTRGNSRGALLGLAAACGYALTAALMKDAVARLSDADGWVELLKAWQLYGTAAAGVGALFLLQNALQAGTLVAVQPMLTLGDALISILYGVTLFGETLRVGWWLVPELAALALVALGCVELARSPLASGSTSSPSRVK from the coding sequence GTGATCAGTGTCCTCTTCGCCGTGCTCACCGCGCTCAGTAACGGCGCCGCATCCGTGTTCCAGCGCCGCGCCGCCGCGAAGGTGCCCGACACCGAGGCGATGCACGTGTCCCTCTTCGGGCATCTGATCCGCCAGCGGGTCTGGCTGGCCGGGGTCGGCCTGGTGATCGTCGCGGCTGTCTGCCAGGCCGTCGCGCTGGCCACCGGGCCGATCGCCGTGGTGCAGCCCATCTTCGTCATCGAACTGCCCGCGACGCTGCTGCTCGCGGGTCATCTCCTGCACGTACGGCTGCCCCGCACGGTCTGGTACGGCGTGGCCGCCGTCACCCTGGGCCTCGCCCTCGGGATGGCCACCGCGGCTCCGGGCGGCGGGGGCGAGACCGTGGACGGACTGCGGTGGATCCCGGCGCTGATCCTCACCGGGATCTTCGAGGTGGTCCTGATCGGCGCGGCCCTCAAGACCCGCGGCAACTCCCGCGGGGCCCTCCTCGGACTCGCCGCCGCCTGCGGCTACGCACTCACCGCCGCCCTCATGAAGGACGCCGTGGCGCGGCTCAGTGACGCCGACGGATGGGTAGAACTGCTCAAGGCCTGGCAGCTCTACGGCACGGCCGCAGCCGGCGTGGGCGCACTCTTCCTGTTGCAGAACGCCCTTCAGGCGGGCACCCTGGTCGCGGTCCAGCCCATGCTCACACTGGGCGACGCGCTCATCAGCATCCTGTACGGCGTGACCCTGTTCGGCGAGACCCTGCGCGTCGGCTGGTGGCTGGTGCCGGAGCTGGCCGCACTCGCCCTGGTCGCCCTGGGCTGCGTCGAGCTGGCCAGGTCCCCGCTGGCCTCCGGCAGCACCAGCTCGCCGTCCAGGGTGAAGTGA
- a CDS encoding OmpA family protein, whose translation MRRPRRSAATLAATLLLAGLSVTGAQAAGPTPSAPPDSTTSSPPPTIDPAAPGLRLGDGATLAASHVLDIKSVVEDLGGEERREDTNADVTFALQAEVLFAKDSPKLNPEARARIKAIADEAMAQHATKVRVFGFTDDLGSYQHGKVLSKRRADSVQEELAKSLGSDVTFDIRGYSEDYPIASNATEEGRTKNRRVEISFPRGEKPGAGATS comes from the coding sequence ATGAGACGACCCCGCCGCTCCGCGGCCACCCTCGCCGCCACCCTCCTGCTCGCCGGGCTGTCCGTCACCGGCGCGCAGGCCGCAGGTCCCACCCCCAGCGCGCCCCCGGACAGTACGACGTCCTCGCCGCCGCCCACGATCGACCCGGCCGCCCCCGGGCTGCGGCTCGGCGACGGGGCGACGCTCGCGGCCTCCCACGTCCTGGACATCAAGTCCGTCGTCGAGGACCTCGGCGGTGAGGAGCGCCGGGAGGACACCAACGCCGACGTGACGTTCGCGCTCCAGGCCGAAGTCCTGTTCGCCAAGGACAGCCCCAAGCTGAACCCCGAGGCCAGGGCGCGCATCAAGGCCATCGCCGACGAAGCCATGGCCCAGCACGCCACCAAGGTCCGGGTCTTCGGATTCACCGACGACCTCGGCTCCTACCAGCACGGCAAGGTTCTGTCCAAGCGGCGCGCCGACTCCGTACAGGAGGAGCTGGCCAAGTCGCTCGGCTCCGACGTCACGTTCGACATCCGCGGATACAGCGAGGACTACCCGATCGCCTCGAACGCCACAGAGGAGGGGCGGACGAAGAACCGCCGCGTCGAGATCTCCTTCCCCCGCGGCGAGAAGCCCGGGGCCGGCGCCACTTCCTAG
- a CDS encoding pilus assembly protein TadG-related protein: MRPSRTEGDRGQTILIYVVVVGGLLFLAFAYFAFAQAAVARNGAQSAADAAALAAAQDVRQQMADGLTGSLGQKDAWAGWLLGDHSVAGTGTAAAARLAGDNDATLDGLTPTTVKGYPAFEASITTRFTVGKSVIPGTEGRHAKAHAIAMIEPRCSVTPSGDPELVEFDCDGRHWEIDPKKPDTIELPQPKDLFDVHLAE, from the coding sequence CTGAGGCCGTCCCGTACAGAGGGTGACCGTGGTCAGACCATCCTGATCTACGTCGTGGTGGTGGGCGGGCTTCTCTTCCTGGCGTTCGCCTATTTCGCCTTCGCCCAAGCGGCCGTGGCCCGCAACGGCGCCCAGTCCGCCGCGGACGCCGCCGCGCTCGCCGCTGCCCAGGACGTCCGGCAGCAGATGGCGGACGGGCTGACCGGCTCGCTCGGCCAGAAGGACGCCTGGGCGGGCTGGCTTCTCGGCGACCACTCCGTCGCCGGTACGGGAACTGCGGCAGCCGCCCGGCTCGCGGGCGACAACGACGCCACCCTCGACGGGCTCACGCCGACGACGGTCAAGGGGTACCCCGCCTTCGAGGCGAGCATCACCACCCGGTTCACCGTCGGCAAGTCCGTCATCCCCGGTACGGAGGGCAGGCACGCCAAGGCCCACGCCATCGCGATGATCGAGCCGCGCTGCTCGGTCACGCCGTCCGGTGACCCGGAACTCGTCGAATTCGACTGTGACGGCCGGCACTGGGAGATCGACCCCAAGAAGCCCGACACCATTGAACTGCCCCAGCCGAAGGACCTGTTCGATGTCCACCTGGCCGAGTGA
- a CDS encoding DUF5936 domain-containing protein has protein sequence MVGLLLALALGAAVAGIFQGVRMYRSEVKIPSDLAVALEVGSTRVGGAEAAVDRAGMRFAPAVLRAMGPRAVEKKRRRIDSAGNPGGLTVDRYAARRAVYGVFGGLAGLALLTNGSWIFAVFAFAYGAFAADATIWQAIRKRKDIIERTLPDFLDVLAVVVSAGLGFRQALERVAEKYEGPWADELRITLRQMDMGVSRRQAFDELRRRNESEQVSQFVSALQQGEELGAPIADTLIQIANDMRRTDAQNSRRRAAKAIPQATVVTLITMVPATLILIVTNMFLGSTTDFGSLFGN, from the coding sequence ATGGTGGGACTGCTGCTCGCCCTCGCGCTCGGCGCGGCCGTCGCCGGGATCTTCCAGGGCGTCCGGATGTACCGCTCCGAGGTGAAGATCCCCAGCGACCTCGCCGTCGCACTCGAAGTGGGCTCGACCCGGGTGGGCGGCGCCGAGGCGGCGGTCGACCGCGCGGGGATGCGTTTCGCGCCCGCCGTGCTCAGGGCGATGGGCCCGCGGGCGGTCGAGAAGAAGCGCCGCAGGATCGACTCGGCGGGCAACCCGGGCGGCCTGACTGTCGACCGCTACGCGGCCCGCCGCGCGGTGTACGGCGTCTTCGGCGGCCTCGCGGGCCTCGCGCTGCTCACCAACGGCAGCTGGATCTTCGCCGTCTTCGCCTTCGCCTACGGGGCGTTCGCCGCCGACGCGACGATCTGGCAGGCCATCCGCAAGCGCAAGGACATCATCGAGCGGACCCTGCCGGACTTCCTCGACGTCCTCGCCGTGGTCGTCAGCGCGGGCCTCGGTTTCCGGCAGGCGCTGGAGCGGGTCGCCGAGAAGTACGAGGGCCCCTGGGCCGACGAACTGCGCATCACGCTGCGCCAGATGGACATGGGCGTGAGCCGCCGCCAGGCGTTCGACGAACTGCGCAGACGCAACGAGTCCGAGCAGGTCTCGCAGTTCGTCAGCGCGCTCCAGCAGGGCGAGGAGCTGGGTGCGCCGATCGCGGACACCCTCATACAGATCGCCAACGACATGCGCCGCACCGACGCCCAGAACTCCCGGCGCCGGGCCGCGAAGGCGATCCCGCAGGCCACGGTGGTCACGCTGATCACCATGGTTCCGGCGACCCTCATCCTGATCGTGACGAACATGTTCCTCGGCTCGACCACCGACTTCGGCTCGCTGTTCGGGAACTGA
- a CDS encoding type II secretion system F family protein codes for MTNTALLAIGGTLLCGVLAVAGVHVYATGKAQREALVDRLSHSGPRPEGLRVRHFGGVDRRLRGTAFGKRLQLRLAATGLDLTVGEFTVYVLGGVAALWLIASAALAPFFGPVAGLVALWAGNTFLNWQRQKRIEAFINQLPELSRILANATAAGLALRTALGMAAEELEAPAGEELATVTAQLALGRSIDETLGELAERLPSRELVVLVTTLVLSNRAGGTVVGSLRNLTETLEERKETRREVVTMLSEVNATAYTLPLLGLGAMIMLNSMDSGSLARMTGHPIGQAAVLVALALYAVGFIGMRRLGKIEV; via the coding sequence ATGACCAACACCGCTCTGCTGGCGATCGGCGGCACGCTGCTCTGCGGTGTGCTCGCCGTCGCCGGTGTCCATGTGTACGCCACGGGGAAGGCCCAGCGCGAAGCCCTGGTCGACCGGCTGTCGCACAGCGGCCCGCGCCCCGAGGGGCTGCGCGTCCGCCACTTCGGCGGAGTCGACCGCAGACTCCGCGGGACCGCCTTCGGCAAGCGGCTCCAGCTGCGCCTGGCCGCGACCGGCCTGGATCTGACGGTGGGCGAGTTCACCGTGTACGTCCTCGGGGGAGTCGCCGCGCTCTGGCTGATCGCCTCGGCCGCGCTGGCGCCGTTCTTCGGCCCGGTCGCCGGACTCGTCGCCCTGTGGGCGGGCAACACCTTCCTCAACTGGCAGCGACAGAAGCGCATCGAGGCCTTCATCAACCAGCTCCCCGAGCTGTCCCGGATCCTGGCCAACGCCACCGCCGCCGGGCTCGCCCTCCGTACCGCTCTGGGCATGGCGGCTGAGGAGCTGGAGGCACCGGCGGGCGAGGAGCTGGCCACGGTCACCGCACAGCTGGCGCTCGGCAGGTCCATCGACGAGACCCTCGGCGAACTGGCGGAGCGGCTGCCCTCCCGGGAACTCGTCGTCCTCGTCACCACCCTGGTCCTCTCCAACCGCGCGGGCGGCACCGTCGTCGGCAGCCTGCGCAACCTCACCGAGACCCTGGAGGAGCGCAAGGAGACCCGGCGCGAGGTCGTCACGATGCTCTCCGAGGTCAACGCGACCGCGTACACCCTGCCGCTGCTCGGGCTGGGCGCCATGATCATGCTCAACTCGATGGACTCGGGCTCGCTGGCCCGGATGACCGGCCACCCGATCGGCCAGGCGGCCGTGCTCGTCGCACTCGCCCTGTACGCCGTCGGGTTCATCGGCATGCGGCGCCTCGGCAAGATCGAAGTCTGA
- a CDS encoding CpaF family protein yields MSLRARIAAPEEHGGGREDGHQVAVYRAKLLEEIDLAEMSSLAAADRRARLERVLGHIISREGPVLSTAERSQLIRRVVDEALGLGVLEPLLEDASITEIMVNGPDAIFVERAGRVEQLPMRFASTEQLMQTIERIVSTVNRRVDESNPMVDARLPSGERVNVIIPPLSLTGPTLTIRRFPRAYRLQELIALGTLDEQMLLLLSAFVRARFNVIVSGGTGSGKTTLLNALSGLIPDHERIITVEDAAELQLQQAHVVRLETRPANVEGNGRITIRDLVRNSLRMRPDRIIVGEVRGGETLDMLQAMSTGHDGSLATVHSNSAEDALMRLQTLGSMSEVEIPFEALRDQINSAVDVVVQLTRHADGSRKVSELVLLVSHGRERFQLSTVSRFRAQPMNADRVVHGQFEHLPLPRRIAERLYLANEALPPAFGVVEDVDPLHTREAR; encoded by the coding sequence ATGAGCCTGCGGGCCCGCATCGCCGCCCCCGAGGAACACGGCGGCGGCCGGGAGGACGGCCACCAGGTCGCCGTCTACCGGGCCAAGCTCCTGGAGGAGATCGACCTCGCGGAGATGTCCTCGCTGGCCGCCGCCGACCGGCGCGCCAGGCTGGAGCGCGTACTCGGCCACATCATCAGCCGCGAGGGCCCCGTGCTCTCCACCGCCGAGCGCTCCCAGCTGATCCGCCGGGTCGTGGACGAAGCGCTCGGTCTCGGCGTGCTGGAACCCCTCCTCGAAGACGCGTCCATCACCGAGATCATGGTCAACGGCCCCGACGCGATCTTCGTGGAGCGGGCCGGACGCGTCGAGCAGCTCCCGATGCGCTTCGCCTCGACCGAGCAGCTGATGCAGACCATCGAGCGCATCGTGTCGACCGTCAACCGCCGGGTCGACGAGTCCAACCCGATGGTCGACGCACGCCTGCCGTCCGGGGAACGCGTCAACGTCATCATCCCGCCGCTCTCCCTGACCGGCCCCACCCTCACGATCCGCCGCTTCCCCCGCGCGTACCGGCTCCAGGAACTGATCGCTCTCGGCACGCTGGACGAGCAGATGCTGCTGCTGCTCTCCGCGTTCGTCCGGGCCCGCTTCAATGTGATCGTCTCCGGCGGCACCGGCTCCGGGAAGACCACGCTCCTCAACGCGCTCTCCGGCCTCATCCCGGACCACGAGCGCATCATCACCGTCGAGGACGCGGCCGAACTCCAGCTCCAGCAGGCCCATGTCGTACGCCTGGAGACCCGGCCGGCCAACGTCGAGGGCAACGGCCGGATCACCATCCGCGACCTCGTCCGCAACTCGCTGCGCATGCGCCCCGACCGGATCATCGTCGGCGAGGTGCGCGGCGGCGAGACGCTCGACATGCTCCAGGCGATGTCGACAGGGCACGACGGCTCGCTCGCCACCGTGCACAGCAACAGCGCCGAGGACGCGCTGATGCGGCTCCAGACCCTGGGGTCCATGTCCGAGGTGGAGATCCCCTTCGAGGCGCTGCGCGACCAGATCAACAGCGCGGTCGACGTCGTCGTGCAGCTCACCCGGCACGCCGACGGTTCCCGCAAGGTCAGCGAGCTGGTGCTCCTCGTCAGCCACGGGCGCGAGCGCTTCCAGCTCTCCACGGTCTCCCGGTTCCGCGCGCAGCCGATGAACGCGGACCGGGTCGTGCACGGCCAGTTCGAACACCTGCCGCTGCCGCGCCGGATCGCGGAGCGGCTGTACCTCGCGAACGAGGCGCTGCCGCCCGCGTTCGGCGTGGTGGAAGACGTCGACCCGCTCCACACGAGAGAGGCGAGGTAG
- a CDS encoding TadE/TadG family type IV pilus assembly protein, protein MSATRRTVHGAPPRAPGARTRRCDDRGTAILEFTGMLPILLFIGMAAIQLGIVGYTANQAGTAARAAARTEALAAGTGAAAGHDAVSGWLQGDTTVSVGGGDTVRATATITVPSVLPGIHLFGPVHRTVAMPNDTTARGATAGSAPAGSAPGPNEREAP, encoded by the coding sequence GTGAGTGCCACGCGGCGTACCGTTCACGGGGCTCCGCCCCGGGCCCCCGGAGCCCGTACCCGCCGCTGCGACGACCGTGGCACCGCCATCCTCGAATTCACCGGCATGCTCCCGATCCTGCTCTTCATCGGCATGGCCGCCATCCAGCTCGGCATCGTCGGCTACACCGCCAACCAGGCAGGCACAGCCGCCCGCGCCGCCGCCCGTACGGAAGCGCTGGCGGCCGGTACCGGCGCCGCGGCCGGACACGACGCCGTCTCCGGCTGGCTCCAGGGCGACACCACCGTCTCGGTCGGCGGCGGCGACACCGTACGCGCGACCGCCACCATCACCGTCCCGTCCGTCCTGCCGGGCATCCATCTCTTCGGCCCGGTCCACCGCACCGTCGCCATGCCGAACGACACCACGGCCCGGGGCGCCACAGCCGGGAGCGCCCCAGCCGGGAGCGCCCCAGGCCCGAACGAGAGGGAGGCACCATGA
- a CDS encoding AAA family ATPase → MTTRILPVAGDPDAARAVITLLSQLPDAEPFPPVADSTSLLDLLARLAAESLDELPEVVLVHERIGPVPALELIREVALRFPAVGVVLITADISPLLYTSAMDAGARGLIGLPLGYEELAARVQNAASWSTGVRRHLGGGPDPAAGPGGTVVTVTGAKGGVGATVTAVQLALAAQASGRSVALVDLDLQSGDVASYLDVQFRRSIADLAGIADISPRVIQDAVYAHPSGIGLLLAPGDGERGEEVTDRVARQAIGALRGRYEIVVVDCGTQLTGANAAAVEMADHALLLVTPDVVAVRAAKRMVRMWDRLQVRKAEETVTVVNRATRTAEIQPPLVERITGTKAARTAIPAGFKELQAAVDAGRMQDLDSRSSVKQAMWGLAGELGLVKAPAPASHGRGGRSGRLRGRVGRLDSDRGAVLVEFAGMAPLIAFVLVAMWQCVLWGYTFTLAGNAADEAARAATASYAVDGSTAGCREAGLKRLPANWRGDASVDCAPSGDLMKATVHLRTPVLFPGAGNFPWTVDGTAGAALEGDGG, encoded by the coding sequence ATGACGACTCGCATCCTCCCCGTGGCCGGTGACCCGGACGCGGCGCGCGCGGTGATCACCCTGCTCAGCCAGCTCCCCGACGCGGAGCCCTTCCCGCCGGTCGCCGACTCGACCTCGCTGCTCGACCTGCTCGCCCGGCTGGCCGCCGAGTCGCTCGACGAGCTGCCCGAGGTCGTCCTGGTCCACGAACGGATCGGGCCGGTCCCCGCGCTCGAACTGATCCGGGAAGTCGCACTCCGCTTCCCGGCGGTCGGCGTCGTCCTCATCACCGCCGACATCAGCCCGCTCCTCTACACCTCGGCGATGGACGCGGGCGCCCGCGGTCTCATCGGACTGCCCCTCGGATACGAGGAGCTGGCGGCCCGGGTGCAGAACGCGGCCTCCTGGTCCACCGGGGTACGCCGCCATCTCGGCGGCGGGCCCGACCCGGCCGCAGGCCCCGGCGGCACGGTCGTCACGGTCACCGGGGCCAAGGGCGGGGTCGGCGCCACCGTCACCGCGGTCCAGCTGGCCCTGGCCGCCCAGGCGTCCGGCCGGTCCGTCGCCCTGGTCGACCTCGACCTCCAGTCCGGTGACGTCGCCTCCTACCTCGACGTACAGTTCCGCCGCTCCATCGCCGACCTGGCGGGCATCGCCGACATCTCACCGCGGGTCATCCAGGACGCGGTGTACGCGCACCCGAGCGGGATCGGGCTGCTGCTCGCGCCCGGCGACGGCGAGCGGGGCGAAGAGGTCACCGACCGGGTCGCCCGGCAGGCGATCGGCGCGCTGCGGGGCCGGTACGAGATCGTCGTCGTGGACTGTGGGACCCAGCTGACCGGCGCCAACGCGGCGGCGGTCGAAATGGCCGACCACGCACTGCTCCTGGTCACCCCTGACGTGGTGGCCGTCCGGGCGGCCAAGCGGATGGTGCGGATGTGGGACAGGCTCCAGGTCCGCAAGGCGGAGGAGACGGTCACCGTCGTCAACCGGGCCACCCGCACGGCCGAGATCCAGCCGCCGCTGGTCGAGCGCATCACCGGTACGAAGGCGGCCCGTACCGCGATCCCGGCCGGGTTCAAGGAACTCCAGGCGGCCGTGGACGCGGGCCGGATGCAGGACCTGGACAGCCGCTCCAGCGTCAAGCAGGCCATGTGGGGCCTGGCCGGGGAACTCGGCCTGGTGAAGGCGCCCGCCCCGGCGTCGCACGGCAGGGGCGGCCGGAGCGGGCGGCTGCGCGGGCGGGTCGGCCGCCTCGACAGCGACCGGGGCGCGGTACTGGTCGAGTTCGCCGGGATGGCCCCGCTGATCGCCTTCGTCCTGGTGGCGATGTGGCAGTGCGTGCTGTGGGGCTACACGTTCACCCTCGCGGGCAACGCGGCGGACGAGGCGGCGCGGGCGGCCACGGCCTCGTACGCGGTGGACGGTTCGACGGCGGGCTGCCGGGAGGCGGGCCTGAAGCGGCTGCCGGCCAACTGGCGCGGGGACGCGAGCGTCGACTGTGCTCCGTCCGGCGACCTGATGAAGGCCACGGTCCACCTGCGCACCCCGGTCCTCTTCCCGGGGGCCGGGAACTTCCCCTGGACGGTGGACGGCACCGCGGGGGCGGCACTGGAGGGGGACGGGGGGTGA
- the cpaB gene encoding Flp pilus assembly protein CpaB, whose translation MNSRQRRGVVLLILSAVCAVAAIIGVLSVIRDVNAKVGPEVTAYRVRSDIAPYKQLTPGDFEETRMPRKWLSGNAVTDLAQVRGKIAVTQLRKGSLLQSDMIVAQPELTAGEQEIAIMIDASTGVAGKITPGSSVNIYATFKGDDKGVPDTSKVIVSNARVVDVGKLTALDPDQNETDRSRQATDAVPITFALKTLDAQRVAYAESFATHVRLALVAAGGSATVPQRDRTYTLDGDK comes from the coding sequence GTGAACTCCCGCCAGCGCCGCGGCGTCGTCCTGCTGATCCTGTCGGCCGTCTGTGCCGTCGCCGCGATCATCGGCGTGCTCTCGGTCATCCGCGACGTGAATGCGAAAGTCGGCCCCGAGGTCACGGCGTACCGCGTCAGAAGCGACATAGCCCCGTACAAGCAGCTCACCCCGGGCGACTTCGAGGAGACCCGGATGCCGCGGAAGTGGCTCTCCGGCAACGCGGTGACCGACCTGGCCCAGGTGCGCGGCAAGATCGCCGTCACCCAGCTGCGCAAGGGTTCGCTGCTGCAGAGCGACATGATCGTGGCGCAGCCCGAACTCACCGCGGGCGAGCAGGAGATCGCCATCATGATCGACGCGTCGACCGGAGTGGCGGGCAAGATCACCCCGGGCTCCAGCGTCAACATCTACGCGACCTTCAAGGGCGACGACAAGGGCGTCCCCGACACCTCCAAGGTCATCGTCTCGAACGCGCGCGTCGTGGACGTCGGCAAGCTCACCGCCCTCGATCCGGACCAGAACGAGACCGACCGCTCCCGGCAGGCCACCGACGCCGTCCCGATCACCTTCGCCCTCAAGACGCTCGACGCCCAGCGCGTGGCGTACGCGGAGTCGTTCGCGACCCATGTCCGGCTGGCGCTCGTCGCGGCCGGCGGCAGCGCGACCGTCCCGCAGCGCGACCGTACCTACACCCTCGACGGCGACAAGTGA
- a CDS encoding serine protease: MKKPLVGALLALFLMGAAATPAVAATSRPTVKAADFAGTVALSNCSGSVVRVPDSQPGDPALVLSNGHCLETGFPAAGEVITDQPSSRTFSLLNAAGSSVATLKASKVAYATMTDTDISLYQLTSTYAQIQSKYGISALELNAAHPAQGTAISVVSGYWKKIYSCNVDGFVYRLKEGDWTWKDSLRYTSSCDTIGGTSGSPVVDTATGKVVAVNNTGNEDGERCTDNNPCEVDENGNVTIHQGINYAEETYGIVPCVGTGNKIDLSRSGCTLPKP; this comes from the coding sequence ATGAAGAAGCCTCTCGTCGGCGCACTGCTCGCCCTTTTCCTCATGGGCGCGGCAGCGACACCCGCGGTGGCGGCCACCAGCCGTCCCACGGTCAAAGCGGCCGACTTCGCGGGAACGGTGGCGCTGAGCAACTGCTCGGGCTCCGTCGTCCGCGTGCCGGACTCCCAGCCGGGCGATCCCGCGCTGGTGCTCTCCAACGGCCACTGCCTGGAGACCGGCTTCCCGGCCGCCGGTGAGGTCATCACCGACCAGCCGTCCAGCCGCACCTTCTCGCTGCTCAACGCGGCCGGCAGTTCGGTCGCCACGCTCAAGGCGAGCAAGGTGGCGTACGCCACGATGACCGACACGGACATCTCGCTGTACCAGCTCACCTCCACGTACGCGCAGATACAGAGCAAGTACGGCATCTCCGCGCTGGAGCTCAACGCCGCGCACCCCGCGCAGGGGACGGCGATCAGTGTGGTCTCCGGGTACTGGAAGAAGATCTACAGCTGCAACGTGGACGGTTTCGTCTACCGCCTCAAGGAGGGCGACTGGACCTGGAAGGACTCGCTCCGCTACACCTCCTCGTGCGACACCATCGGTGGCACCTCGGGATCGCCGGTGGTCGACACCGCGACGGGCAAGGTCGTCGCCGTCAACAACACGGGCAATGAGGACGGCGAGCGCTGCACGGACAACAACCCGTGCGAGGTGGACGAGAACGGCAACGTCACCATCCACCAGGGCATCAACTACGCCGAGGAGACGTACGGGATCGTGCCGTGCGTCGGCACCGGCAACAAGATCGACCTGAGCCGCTCGGGCTGCACCCTGCCCAAGCCGTAA
- a CDS encoding type A2 lantipeptide → MNTTPQVETLEISDADLDNVSGGLVGGLVNTVTGTADSVAPVSGVVAGVTGTVEGLTGVNTGAVTGLIAGA, encoded by the coding sequence ATGAACACCACTCCCCAGGTTGAGACCCTCGAAATCTCCGACGCCGACCTCGACAACGTCTCCGGCGGTCTCGTCGGCGGCCTCGTCAACACGGTGACCGGCACGGCCGACTCCGTCGCCCCGGTCTCCGGCGTCGTCGCCGGTGTCACCGGCACGGTCGAGGGCCTGACCGGTGTCAACACCGGCGCCGTCACCGGCCTCATCGCCGGCGCCTGA
- a CDS encoding HlyD family efflux transporter periplasmic adaptor subunit, whose amino-acid sequence MQFRQQALSKLQSPEELDLPVRLARPQGLLALVVTVVVMAAAAVWTVTGSVSSTLRAPGILTYAQGSYVLQSPVTGQVTGVLAKEGQRLAAGAPVLKVRTARGDRLVRAIDAGRVTTLVAGIGAVVTTGADVATVEKTRSTRDPLLALVYVPADSAGTVPVGADVDLTVQSAPAQQYGLLRGRVKAVGRGAQTRQQTAGLLGDKELAAQFTKGGPKVAVLVKLVASSAAKSGYAWSSSNGPPYALDSMTPASGAVHLAEQRPIDWLLP is encoded by the coding sequence GTGCAGTTCCGCCAACAGGCCCTGTCCAAGCTGCAGTCGCCCGAGGAACTCGACCTTCCCGTGCGTCTCGCCCGGCCGCAGGGGCTGCTCGCCCTGGTGGTGACGGTCGTCGTGATGGCCGCCGCCGCCGTGTGGACGGTGACCGGGTCCGTGTCGTCGACGCTGCGCGCACCCGGCATCCTCACGTACGCGCAGGGCAGTTACGTCCTCCAGAGCCCCGTCACCGGTCAGGTCACGGGCGTGCTCGCCAAGGAGGGGCAGCGCCTGGCCGCCGGCGCGCCGGTCCTCAAGGTCCGTACGGCGCGGGGCGACCGGCTCGTCCGCGCCATCGACGCGGGCCGGGTCACCACGCTCGTCGCCGGGATCGGCGCGGTCGTCACCACCGGCGCCGACGTCGCCACCGTGGAGAAGACCCGCAGCACCCGGGATCCCCTGCTCGCCCTCGTGTACGTCCCGGCGGACAGCGCGGGGACCGTACCGGTCGGCGCGGACGTCGATCTCACCGTCCAGTCGGCCCCGGCCCAGCAGTACGGACTGCTGCGGGGCCGCGTCAAGGCGGTGGGGCGCGGCGCGCAGACCCGGCAGCAGACAGCCGGCCTCCTCGGCGACAAGGAACTGGCCGCGCAGTTCACGAAGGGCGGCCCGAAGGTCGCGGTGCTCGTGAAGCTGGTCGCGTCGTCCGCCGCGAAGTCGGGCTACGCGTGGTCGTCATCCAACGGACCGCCGTACGCACTCGACTCCATGACCCCGGCCTCCGGCGCCGTGCACCTCGCCGAGCAGCGCCCGATCGATTGGCTGCTCCCGTGA